The region TCGGCATCGGTTTTGAAACTCATGTTTTCTCCTCCAAGTAGATGGAATTGGGTGTATCATGGCATTATAACGTTTTTGAGAATGAACCGCATTTTTTCAAATCGAAAGGTTGTTTTTTTCATCCATATTTGTTTTCAGACGGCATTATTGCTAATCACGCCGTCTGAAACTCTGTTTATTTTCTATTTAAAAAAGGGGTTTCGCATGGGGGCTACTTGGTTTTATTGGGCAGCGGCTTCGGCATTTTTCGCCGCACTCACCGCCATTTTCGCCAAAGCCGGTTTACAGGGCATCGATTCGGATTTTGCCACCTTTATCCGCACGCTGGTCATCATCGCCGCACTGGCCTTGTTTCTCACCTACACCGGCAAATGGCAGGGCGTGGAAAACTTCACCGGCCGCAACTGGGCATTCCTGATTCTCTCCGGTCTTGCCACCGGCGCATCATGGCTGGCCTATTTCAAAGCCCTGCAAATGGGTAATGCCTCGCAAGTTGCGCCCGTCGATAAATTCAGCTTGGTATTGGTCGCGCTGATGGCGGTGGTGTTTTTGGATGAGCGCCCAAGTACGCAAGAATGGGTGGGCTTGGGCTTGGTGACTGCCGGTGTACTGACTTTGGCAATTAAACGTTAATATTTCTTTCCATCAAAAATTTGATTTAGGATTGCAAAAGGCCGTCTGAAAACAAGCAGATATTCAACATAACTTTCAGACGGCCTCATTCAATTTGATTATTTATCCCGTAAAAAATGCCCGACACAAATCGGGCATTTTGCATACTGCTTTTAGAAAGTGTAATTCATACCGATACGGTATTCACGACCGGCTCCCGGCAAGTTGCTGCGCTGTGCGTGCGGAATGTAATTTTTATTGGTAATGTTGTTTACTGCAAAATTCACATTCATCTTATCGTTGTTCAAAGGCTTCCAGTTGGCCGAAATATCAGTTACGCCGTAAGAAGCTTTACCGGTTCCATTAGCTGCAGTAATTTGAGCATTGCTTGTGAAGAAGTTATCTTCCGGTTTAACTTTTTCAACTTGGCGACGGTGTACGGCCACTTCCAAGTTTGGCTTGTTGAAGCGATAAGCCAAAGAAGCAGTCCATGTACGGCCAATGGCAGAAGCATATTCCGGATTAGAGCTCAAATGCTCACCATAGAAACGAGGTTTAGCATGTGCGACACCTAAACGTGCAGTCAAACCTTCATAACGGTAAGAAGCAGCCAACTCGTAACCTTTATTTTTCACACGGCCGGCATTGATGATTTCAGAGGCACATTGCAGATTACTGCCATCGCACAAGTGGTTGTCACGGCCGGTGCTGGTACCCAATGCATCTTTAATATTCTGCCAGAAGTAGCTGCCTTCGAAGCCAAATGTACCGTCATTGTAGTTGAAACCGATTTCCGTGTTACGGGCTTGTTCGGCTTTCGTGCCATCAGCAATCGATACCACACCGCGTGCACCGTGAGACATAATGGCATCGTGCATACGCGGGCTGCGGGTTGCATAATTGTGACTGGCACTGAAGCTCAAGCTCGGCATAGCCTGCCAAATGACACCTACGCTTGGATTAACTGCGCCATCGCTGATTTTCTTACCGTCCATGGCTTTAAAATTGAAATGATCATAGCGCAAGCCTGCAGTCAGGGTTACATCGCTGATATCGACAATGGCCTCACCATATACGCCGACATCTTGTTTTTCCTGATGACGCACACCTTCACGGAAAATTTGATGCGGTTTCACTTCTTGATTACGGTAGTTGACACCGTATTTTACCGTCACATTGTCGTGTACTTGCGAATCGAAATTGACATTGGCACCAATGGTATCGAGTTTGATTTTAGTGGCACCGGTATTGTTTCGTCCCCCCGCATAACCATTACCACTGTCATCAGCAGACCAACGGCCTTGTTCCAAACGGTAAATGTTCGCATTGGCTGACTGGGCAAAACCCAAGTTCTTGCCTGTCCATTCCAAGTTGGTATGGTTAACGGTCATTTTGCGCATAGCCGGCGCTTGGGTTACAATACTGCCATTAGGCCTGCGGTATTCCTGCCACATTCCAAACTCTTCACGAACCAATCGCTCACCTTTATGCTGTTCGTGACGATGGCTTAAAGCGACACGGTGGTCTTCATTGATATTCAGGCCGATTTTGCCTAAGTAGCCGGTTTTATCCAATTTGCTGTAAGGCACACGGTTCGAACCGTTGTAATCATTGACATAATTTTTGCCGCCTTTATATTCGTCTTCGTCTACACGGTTGCCGGCAATCAAGTAATCAAATGCACCTGCCTTGCCAAACAAAGCGGCACCATAGTTATGACCGTCATTGCTGTTGTAACCGGCATTAATGCGTGCACCAAAATTAGGGTTAGTGCTGTTTTTCAATAAATCGGCAGCATCCAAAGTTTTGGCAATTACCGCACCATTGGTTTGGCCGATACCGGCAGAGGCACTACCCGCACCTTTTTGCACGGAAACGATTTTCACCAAAGCAGGATCCAACATATGACGGCCTTGATGGTAGTGAATTTGGCTATCTGAATAGCCACCGTCTACTTTCACATCTACCGAGTTTTGACCCATACCGCGAATATACAGATACTGCGTCGTACCGTTACCTGCACCCATACCAATCGCCGGCTCATCTTTAAACAGGCCACGCAAATCGGTCTCTACACTTTCATCTTTTTCTTTGCTGTTCACCACATTGGTTTTAACCTTAGTACCTTGACGGTCGCCGGTTACCATGACCGTATCCAAATCAGCTGTATTCCGTACTTCGGTTTCGGCCGATACAGGCAACGCCACCAATGCACACATTACCGCAGAAGCCAATGGTAACTTCTTAAAATCTTTCATTAATTATCTCCTTGACAAAGCCATTTTTGATGAATTCTTTACTGAAATCAGACAACAGCAAAACTGCTTGGATCTCAATCCACTCACTGAAACATTTTGCTAATTGAAAAGGATCTTAGCATTATTTTACTAGAATCACCAGAAGATAGTAATGATTACCAATTTCCAATATGACATTAACGTAATAATTAAATTTGGATGCTTTCAAACCATGATACTGATGATTTAAAAATATTCTCGATATAACTTCATATTGAAAACTTAATAACGTTTAATATAGTGATTTTCATGTAGTTATATTAAAAAAAAATCTCTTCGGATTGCTGTCGCTTAATTATTTAAGCCAGTCCCTGTTCCACTGAATAAAAAAATAACTGTAGCAGAGAAGCGACACTAATTTTCATTTCATTAAACCTGCATACTAAATTTGATATTCAATGCTTTTACCATTTAAAACTGAAAAAAGGCCGTCTGAAAAACAGTTTCATTTTTCAGACGGCCTTTTTTCATGATTCAAACTTTAATTGCCGGTTTCAACCGGATCATTGGTAAAGCGTTTCAAACCACCACCCAATACCTTGTACAAATCAGCCAGATTCTCCAAGCGGGTCAGCTGGGTGGCCAATACTTGCGTATCGGCACCGTAGCTGCTGCGTTCTGCATCAAGCAAATCTAATGCGTTGGATACGCCGTGTTTGTAGCGCAGGTTGACCAAGCGCAGGTAGTCGCCGTATGAACGGCTTTGCTTGATTAATGCAGTGTAGCGTTGGTCGAGCTGGCGGCGTGCCACCAAGGCATTGGATACGTCTTGGAATGCTGATTGCACGGCATTTTCATATGCGGCCACTTGGGCTTGTTGGCGTAATTTGGCTACGTCGAGATTGGCTTTGTTGGTGCCCCAGTTGAAAATCGGAATGCTGATTGATGGGCCGAACGACCACATGCGGTTAGGGCCTTTAAACAAGCCATCTAATTCGGTCGAGCCGGTGCCTAAAGAACCGGTCAAGCTGATGCGTGGGTAAAACGCCGCACGCGCCGCACCGATGTTAGCATTGGCTTGCTTCAGCGCAAATTCCGCCGCACGCACGTCAGGACGGTTGAGCAATACTTCTGAGCTCAAACCGGCCGGCAGGCGGTCGATTTTGAACTGTCGGTCCAATGGCAGGC is a window of Neisseria yangbaofengii DNA encoding:
- a CDS encoding EamA family transporter, with the translated sequence MGATWFYWAAASAFFAALTAIFAKAGLQGIDSDFATFIRTLVIIAALALFLTYTGKWQGVENFTGRNWAFLILSGLATGASWLAYFKALQMGNASQVAPVDKFSLVLVALMAVVFLDERPSTQEWVGLGLVTAGVLTLAIKR
- a CDS encoding TonB-dependent receptor domain-containing protein; its protein translation is MKDFKKLPLASAVMCALVALPVSAETEVRNTADLDTVMVTGDRQGTKVKTNVVNSKEKDESVETDLRGLFKDEPAIGMGAGNGTTQYLYIRGMGQNSVDVKVDGGYSDSQIHYHQGRHMLDPALVKIVSVQKGAGSASAGIGQTNGAVIAKTLDAADLLKNSTNPNFGARINAGYNSNDGHNYGAALFGKAGAFDYLIAGNRVDEDEYKGGKNYVNDYNGSNRVPYSKLDKTGYLGKIGLNINEDHRVALSHRHEQHKGERLVREEFGMWQEYRRPNGSIVTQAPAMRKMTVNHTNLEWTGKNLGFAQSANANIYRLEQGRWSADDSGNGYAGGRNNTGATKIKLDTIGANVNFDSQVHDNVTVKYGVNYRNQEVKPHQIFREGVRHQEKQDVGVYGEAIVDISDVTLTAGLRYDHFNFKAMDGKKISDGAVNPSVGVIWQAMPSLSFSASHNYATRSPRMHDAIMSHGARGVVSIADGTKAEQARNTEIGFNYNDGTFGFEGSYFWQNIKDALGTSTGRDNHLCDGSNLQCASEIINAGRVKNKGYELAASYRYEGLTARLGVAHAKPRFYGEHLSSNPEYASAIGRTWTASLAYRFNKPNLEVAVHRRQVEKVKPEDNFFTSNAQITAANGTGKASYGVTDISANWKPLNNDKMNVNFAVNNITNKNYIPHAQRSNLPGAGREYRIGMNYTF